The following are encoded in a window of Scophthalmus maximus strain ysfricsl-2021 chromosome 2, ASM2237912v1, whole genome shotgun sequence genomic DNA:
- the bsx gene encoding brain-specific homeobox protein homolog has protein sequence MNYASAMPTQRSTSFFIEDILLHKPKPLREVIPSPFCSSLASRMPLLEYGYPLMPTPILAPHPHHPLHKPEHQYFFTSGMQMPALFQHHAELPGKHCRRRKARTVFSDSQLSGLEKRFEIQRYLSTPERVELATALSLSETQVKTWFQNRRMKHKKQLRKAQDERKPPGDPENSGESDGNDKERAEEPKRGPGADSYALVENDDEDDDDDDVDIEDDVCSPDHLL, from the exons ATGAACTACGCGTCCGCGATGCCCACGCAGCGGTCCACGTCGTTCTTCATCGAGGACATCTTACTGCACAAGCCCAAGCCGCTCAGAGAGGTCATCCCCTCGCCGTTCTGCAGCTCCCTGGCCTCCCGGATGCCCCTGCTGGAGTACGGATACCCGCTGATGCCCACCCCGATCCTGGCGCCGCATCCGCACCACCCGCTGCACAAGCCGGAGCACCAGTACTTCTTCACGTCTG GGATGCAGATGCCGGCCTTGTTCCAGCACCACGCCGAGCTGCCGGGGAAGCACTGCAGGCGCCGGAAGGCCCGGACGGTCTTCTCCGACTCGCAGCTGTCGGGCCTGGAGAAGCGGTTTGAGATCCAGCGGTACCTGTCCACACCGGAGAGAGTGGAGCTGGCCACGGCGCTCAGCCTGTCCGAGACGCAG GTGAAAACGTGGTTCCAGAACCGGCGCATGAAGCACAAGAAGCAGCTGCGGAAGGCGCAGGACGAGCGGAAGCCTCCCGGGGACCCGGAGAACTCCGGCGAGAGCGACGGGAACGACAAGGAACGCGCGGAGGAGCCGAAGCGCGGACCGGGCGCGGACTCGTACGCGCTGGTGGAGaacgacgacgaggacgacgacgacgacgacgtggaCATCGAGGACGACGTCTGCTCCCCGGATCACCTACTATAG